The genomic interval ACATCAGCGACGAAGTCAAAATTGCCTGGAAAATCCAGCGCGATATGGCAGAACGCGGTCACCGCTATGAAGATGTCTTATTTGCCATCAACGCCCGTCGTCCGGACTTTATGGCCTACATCGATCCGCAAAAAGCTCATGCCGATGTCGCGATCCAAGTCCTGCCCACCCAGTTGATTCAAGACGACAAAGAGCGGAAAATTCTGCGGGTGCGCATGATCCAACGCTACGGTGTTGCTGGTAGAGATCCCGTTTACCTCTTTGACGAAGGATCGACCATTGACTGGATTCCTTGCGGACGCAAACTCACCTGCTCCTACCCCGGCATCAAAATGCACTATGGTCCCGATGCTTACTACGGCCATGAAGTCTCCATTCTGGAAGTAGACGGTCAGTTCGATAACCTCGAAGAGCTGATCTACATCGAAGGTCATTTGAGCAACACCGATACCCAGGAATATGGAGAGCTGACTCATCTGCTGCGCCAACATCCCGACTATCCCGGATCGAGCAACGGAACTGGACTGTTCCAAGTACTGACGGGTCTGAAAATGCGCTCCATTTACGAGCAACTGACTGCAAAGCCTGCTAAAGTAGCCGTCACTGCTTAATTTCCCAGGGACATCGCATTTTTGTCCGATGTCCTTCTAAAATTGAGATAAGTTATTCCCTGCGAGAGTCACTATCATCTGGCTCTCGCAATTCTTATGCTAAAGATGAGAAACTCGCTAATCGATCGCAACTCCTAATACTATGAGTGCTAACCCTTCCCCCTTACCAACTCAATACGATCCCTTTAGTGCTGAAGCCAAATGGCAGCAGTATTGGGAAGAGAACCAGACCTTTCAAGCCGATCCGCAACAGGGGGGAGATCCGTACTGCGTGGTGA from Roseofilum casamattae BLCC-M143 carries:
- a CDS encoding phosphoribulokinase, which encodes MTSKPDRVVLVGVAGDSGCGKSTFLRRLTDLFGEDLITVICLDDYHSLDRKQRKETGITALNPKANNFDLMYEQAKALKNGETIQKPIYNHTTGEIDPPETIIPKPIVVLEGLHPMYDERVRELLDFSVYLDISDEVKIAWKIQRDMAERGHRYEDVLFAINARRPDFMAYIDPQKAHADVAIQVLPTQLIQDDKERKILRVRMIQRYGVAGRDPVYLFDEGSTIDWIPCGRKLTCSYPGIKMHYGPDAYYGHEVSILEVDGQFDNLEELIYIEGHLSNTDTQEYGELTHLLRQHPDYPGSSNGTGLFQVLTGLKMRSIYEQLTAKPAKVAVTA